Proteins encoded by one window of Chloroflexota bacterium:
- a CDS encoding epoxyqueuosine reductase, translated as MTPGELAVMIKQMARDRDWDLAGICAPEGDGLPAWVGSVVVLGLYTPDDAYDFNTYVEIAGRRRWHKVAYEALVARAALLALDLIARGVRAEPLTFVDSASLVNLREAAVRAGLGVRGLNGLVVTREFGPRVRLGAVFVEPPLPPDTPVPDYYCASCSICISRCPTGALTAWGFDRSRCIAEFAPSPEMRAKQQREVKQITPFTRLQCNLCISSCPIGKKRAATWWDGE; from the coding sequence ATGACGCCAGGAGAACTGGCCGTGATGATCAAGCAGATGGCCCGCGATCGGGACTGGGACCTGGCGGGCATCTGCGCGCCCGAGGGCGACGGCCTGCCCGCGTGGGTGGGGAGCGTGGTGGTCCTGGGGTTGTACACGCCCGACGACGCCTACGACTTCAACACGTATGTGGAGATCGCGGGGCGCCGCCGCTGGCACAAGGTGGCCTACGAAGCGCTGGTGGCGCGCGCGGCGCTCTTGGCGCTGGACCTCATCGCGCGGGGCGTTCGGGCCGAGCCGCTCACGTTTGTGGACTCGGCGAGCCTGGTGAACCTGCGTGAGGCGGCGGTGCGGGCAGGGCTAGGCGTGCGCGGGCTGAACGGGCTGGTCGTTACGCGGGAATTCGGGCCGAGGGTGCGGTTGGGGGCGGTATTCGTGGAGCCGCCACTCCCGCCCGACACTCCCGTACCCGACTATTATTGCGCCTCTTGTTCCATCTGCATCAGCCGCTGCCCCACGGGCGCGCTCACCGCATGGGGATTTGATCGCAGTCGGTGCATCGCGGAGTTCGCCCCGTCGCCTGAGATGCGAGCCAAGCAGCAGCGCGAGGTGAAGCAGATCACTCCTTTCACCCGCCTGCAGTGCAACCTGTGCATCAGCAGTTGCCCCATCGGCAAGAAGCGCGCGGCGACATGGTGGGACGGCGAATAG